AAACAAAAAACGAGGTAAAACCCGTTGATTTAGCTTATATAATATATACCTCAGGCTCTACCGGTAATCCCAAGGGTGTTCTAATAGAACACCAATCAATAGTAAATACAATAACATGGAGAAGAAATTGTTATAGCTTTGACCAGCAGGATGTAATCCTCCAAATACCTTCATTTTCATTTGACAGCTCTATAGAAGATTTATTTACTCCTTTATCATCAGGGTCATCCATTATTCTTATTGAAGAGGAGCATAAACTGAATATTGAGCATTTGAAAAGAGTACTATTAAATAACCCGGTTACCCATTTCCTTATAACCCCAAGCTATTATAAGCTATTTTTAAGTCAGCTAAAGGATTATTTGACATCTTTACGAGTAGTAACGGTAGCAGGTGAAAGCTTTTCAACAGATCTGGTCAGCGAGCATTTTAAGGCTTTTGTAAATGTCAGGCTATTCAATGAGTACGGCCCCACGGAAAACAGTGTTTGCAGCACTTTCTTTGAGCTGAAGGAAGGATGTCAGAAAGTATTGATAGGTAAACCTATCGACAATGTCAAGTGCCTGATATTAAATCACGAAGGAAAACTGAATCCTATTGCAATACCTGGAGAACTCTGTCTGGCAGGAATTGGTCTTGCCAGAGGGTATATGAATAATTCTTCCTTGACAGAAGAGCGTTTTGTAAACAGTTCATACATAGATGGGAAGAGGATTTACCGTACAGGGGACATCGCTGTTAGTGAAGACGATGGGAATATAAGATTTCTGGGAAGAATTGACCATCAGATAAAAATACGGGGTTTCAGAATTGAATTAGGTGAAATTGAGGCTCAAATAAGGAATTTCCAAGGTATAAAGGATGTAGTAGCCGTAGTTAAGGAAGACAGTAATCAAGAAAAAATATTAACTGCTTTTATTACTTCAGACATCAGGATATACACAAATAAACTAAAGGAGTTTTTGTCAGGTTTCCTGCCTTATTATATGGTTCCGGAACAAATTACTCAAATAGAAGAAATCCCTCTTACACAGCATGGAAAAATTGACAGAAAGGCTCTACTGAAAATAAACCATAATGACCGAAGAGAAGTGATTATGCCTGAGAACTCTCTGGAAATGAAACTTGTAGATTTATGGGCAGAGGTACTTGGCAGGGACAAATCTGAGCTGAGCGTAGCGGATAGTTTTTTTGAACTAGGGGGTCATTCACTAAGTGCGGTTATTTTAATTGAGAGGTTGAAGAAGGAATTCAATCAGGATATACAATTGCTGGATTTTATCCAGAAATCCTCCATAAGAGATACTGCAACATATATTATGGACTCAAAGCAAGAAGATTATATAAAAATTTTACCGGCACAACCTAAAGAGTATTACCCTCTTTCATCCGCACAGAAGAGATTTTATCTGTTGCAAAGCATTGAGCCTGATAGTACTGCTCACAATATGCCAATAGTTGTTGAAATGGAAGGAGAAGTCCATCGTAACAAACTTGAAGATACCTTTATAAAGATGATTGAAAGGCATGAAGTGCTCAGGACTTCTTTTAAAGTCGTAGGACAAAGCCCAATGCAGAAGGTACACGATAACTTTAATTTCTCTATGGAATATTATGAGGTAAGCGAAGAAGGGTTAAATGAAATTGTAACCAATTTTGTTAAGCCATTTCGGTTGGATTGCGCACCTTTGATAAGGGCATGTCTTATAAAAATAAAAGCTAAAAAGTATATTTTTTGCATAGATATGCATCACATAGTGTCCGATGGTGTTTCTACAGAAATTTTTATTAATGAATTTTCAGAAATATATTCAGATAAGGATTTGGAGCCTTTAAAAGTTACTTATAAGGATTATGTGGAATGGCAGCAGAGCATTGAATATAAAAATCGTATAAAAAATCAGGAAGAGTACTGGCATGGGAAATTCGACGGGGAAATTCCAGCAGTAAACCTTCCATATGATTTTATAAGGCCGGGCAAACAGAGTTTTGAAGGAGCCAGTTTAAGCTTTGAAATTGATTCTCATGCTACAGATGGGCTTAAAAATCTTGCACTAAGTGAAAATGCAACATTATTTGTGGTACTGCTATCTATTTATGAGGTGTTTATTTACAAAATCACTAATCAGGATGATATTGTTGTAGGTACTGCGACAGCCGGAAGAAACCATACTGATTTACAAAATATTATAGGTAACTTTGTAAATATCCTGGCGTTGAGAAATAGAATCAATAGTGATATGTCTTTCAGGGAATTTCTTGGGTTGGTTAAAAAGGAGACCTTTGAAGCATTTCAAAATCAAGATTATCAATTTGATGATCTTGTAGACATGCTTTCAGTAAAGAGGGACAGCAGCAGAAATCCAATATTTGATATTATGTTTATTCTTCATAATATGAAAAGGGGAGATGCCGAAAATCCCGAATTCGATATCAGAGCATATAATTTTATTCATAAAAAGGCTCAGGTTGATTTGAAGTTACAGGGGACTGAGGATAATAACAGTCTTAAAATGGAATTTGAATATTGTACCATGCTTTTTAAAGAAACTACTATTCAAAGATTTATTGATATTTATATATATGTTTTAAGCCAGGCTTTACAAAACCCTGAGTTAAAATTAAAAGATTTTGAAATAGTCCCGGAACAGGAAAAGTACAAGATGCTTTCTGAAATTAATCAAACTTCCATAAGTTTTCCTCCATACAGGGCATTTACCGAAATATTTAATGAGCAGGCTGAAAAATACCAGGATAAAATTGCGATAATATGTAAAAATAAAGAAATTACATATGGAGAGTTAAATAGCAAGGCGAATTCTTTGGCATCCTATTTGCAGTCAAGGGGTCTGAAAAAAGAAGAAACCTGCTGTATCCTTGTGGATCGTTCCGTTGAAATGATGATAGCCATTTTAGCAGTGTTAAAAGCCGGAGGAGCGTATGTGCCTATAGACACAAGGTATCCTCAGGACAGGATATCCCGCATAATAAGCCAAAGCAAAGCCAAACTGTTAATTACAGAGGACAAGGTTTCTGATAGGTTTGATTTTTCAGAGGCAAATTTAGAAATAATTAATATTTTTGATAACAAGTACTTTACCGGAGAGCAAATATACATAGATACGGATATCGAAAGAAATAATCTGGCATATCTGATATTTACCTCAGGGTCCACAGGTAATCCGAAAGGTGTATATATTGAGCATGGAAATTTAATAAACTTTGTTCAGGCTATGAAAGAAAGAATAGAATTTTCCAGTGAGAACAGATTCTTGGCCCTTGCATCCGTCTCTTTTGATTTATCGGTATCAGAATTGTTACTACCACTGGCGCATGGAGCTTCCATTGTTATAGCCACAAACGAGGAACAGCAGGACCCTAGTAAATTGATTTCCATAATCATCGAAAAGAATGTAGACTTACTTCATTTGACACCTTCAAGATTGAAAATGTTGCTGGATTTTGAGGGCAGTTCTCTTATTTGGGACAGGGTAAAACTCTTGGCAGTGGGAGGAGAAGCTTTGCCGGGAAACCTTTTGATTAGCTTAAAGCAGAGATATAAAAATAAGGTCTATAACATGTACGGACCGACAGAAGCGACTGTGTGGGCTACCTCAAAGGATTTAACCTGTGACGACGTTGTAACTATAGGTAAGCCTCTCCCCAATATTGAAGTTTTTGTTGTAAATCAATTTAAACAGTTATTGCCTGTAGGCGTACCCGGAGAACTTGCCATAGGGGGAAAAAATACAGGAAGAGGTTACACGGATATAGTCGAGACAGAAAGAAAGTTCTCCCGAAATAAGTTTAATCTAAATGCCGATGACAGAATCTATTATACAGGTGACATGGCCAGAATACTTGAAAATGGAGAAATAGAATATTTAGGCAGGGGAGACAATCAAGTAAAGCTAAGAGGTTATAGGATTGAACTGGAGGAAATTGAAAACCAACTTCTGA
This region of Clostridium sp. BNL1100 genomic DNA includes:
- a CDS encoding non-ribosomal peptide synthetase, coding for MNDNRIFETTEFENAKEYWMKKLEGLSVETEIIAESLRSARYESCTSNFDLSGKVYEKLLQISKGNDLSMFVILLECFKILFYKTSGISDISIAVPVYKKADCRFNKYVVIRDFIEGGLSVKDLLLSVKQTVSEAYKYQYYPVDRIINEIDHEKTDCITRYLFMMEDIHDLELLNDIKRNGIHNDITVAVKRDIEKLSVSIVYNSIIYTDGTISAIFSSFGNILSQMLDNLNMYIKDIELVNETEKNNILECLSGNVRQNQKDLTLIDLVEEQVIRTPDKTALKFVSFSGDKERSITYKSLSGKSNHIADELNSKGYGTGHIIGIIGDRTIETVISMLAVLKAGGCFLVLNPNLPKDRLEYIIKDSDIQVLLITTQQNTGIDFKGTVIELSDYEYIPEISSETKNEVKPVDLAYIIYTSGSTGNPKGVLIEHQSIVNTITWRRNCYSFDQQDVILQIPSFSFDSSIEDLFTPLSSGSSIILIEEEHKLNIEHLKRVLLNNPVTHFLITPSYYKLFLSQLKDYLTSLRVVTVAGESFSTDLVSEHFKAFVNVRLFNEYGPTENSVCSTFFELKEGCQKVLIGKPIDNVKCLILNHEGKLNPIAIPGELCLAGIGLARGYMNNSSLTEERFVNSSYIDGKRIYRTGDIAVSEDDGNIRFLGRIDHQIKIRGFRIELGEIEAQIRNFQGIKDVVAVVKEDSNQEKILTAFITSDIRIYTNKLKEFLSGFLPYYMVPEQITQIEEIPLTQHGKIDRKALLKINHNDRREVIMPENSLEMKLVDLWAEVLGRDKSELSVADSFFELGGHSLSAVILIERLKKEFNQDIQLLDFIQKSSIRDTATYIMDSKQEDYIKILPAQPKEYYPLSSAQKRFYLLQSIEPDSTAHNMPIVVEMEGEVHRNKLEDTFIKMIERHEVLRTSFKVVGQSPMQKVHDNFNFSMEYYEVSEEGLNEIVTNFVKPFRLDCAPLIRACLIKIKAKKYIFCIDMHHIVSDGVSTEIFINEFSEIYSDKDLEPLKVTYKDYVEWQQSIEYKNRIKNQEEYWHGKFDGEIPAVNLPYDFIRPGKQSFEGASLSFEIDSHATDGLKNLALSENATLFVVLLSIYEVFIYKITNQDDIVVGTATAGRNHTDLQNIIGNFVNILALRNRINSDMSFREFLGLVKKETFEAFQNQDYQFDDLVDMLSVKRDSSRNPIFDIMFILHNMKRGDAENPEFDIRAYNFIHKKAQVDLKLQGTEDNNSLKMEFEYCTMLFKETTIQRFIDIYIYVLSQALQNPELKLKDFEIVPEQEKYKMLSEINQTSISFPPYRAFTEIFNEQAEKYQDKIAIICKNKEITYGELNSKANSLASYLQSRGLKKEETCCILVDRSVEMMIAILAVLKAGGAYVPIDTRYPQDRISRIISQSKAKLLITEDKVSDRFDFSEANLEIINIFDNKYFTGEQIYIDTDIERNNLAYLIFTSGSTGNPKGVYIEHGNLINFVQAMKERIEFSSENRFLALASVSFDLSVSELLLPLAHGASIVIATNEEQQDPSKLISIIIEKNVDLLHLTPSRLKMLLDFEGSSLIWDRVKLLAVGGEALPGNLLISLKQRYKNKVYNMYGPTEATVWATSKDLTCDDVVTIGKPLPNIEVFVVNQFKQLLPVGVPGELAIGGKNTGRGYTDIVETERKFSRNKFNLNADDRIYYTGDMARILENGEIEYLGRGDNQVKLRGYRIELEEIENQLLNHSLINQAVVIPWEGKNDNRYLCAYVVGEKAIKIQELKDFLAKKLPEYMIPSYIVQLDKIPLSQNGKLDRKSLPEPSGDILIQTEYVAPKNETEDRLVNIWHEVLGTERIGVEDNFFEIGGNSMLLIQVHSMINSVYPSKVSVADLFTYPTISKLTELILKKPADKKKIHIKTVKFPEDYFRADDSPVEHSTFVFKIPEALREKLISLADLKNIEVQYILLTAYMYLLHEISEEDEISTNILGDTKGMDGARGLDIDMSEISSIENLLLTVYEKCTGAEASYTYYLDDRDIFELSRDNYSIASFFSYADYKLENISDIYDVILKVNDSDQEIDFICIYNHHRLKQEKVMEMIKTYISVIEALTENIN